CAAGGCTTCCCGTCtaaaaaatatctacccgcctgcagcttttttctgtttgataacacacggCTATTATGTTGcaaccgtgtgtgatgtttcttgttcccaatcccgcctgcatccctcataaatatctgcccgcctcgagggtttttctgtttcgtaacacacggttgttatctccggaccgtgtgcgatgcaccatcatcaaaattttcaatagccccggcatttcactcccgcgtttgactcccgtgTAGTAAAATTTCCAGTActcgcgtcatttcctcaaacacaccccgcgccccctccacacacacacacacacaccaaaacctcctcggacgtgcgcacacacacacaccccctccctcgctcaaaaccctagcaaggtccccgtcgtcgccgccgccgcaaggcctccattgtcaacatctgccggtttgcccgtgcagcttacccaccgatctccatacccaggctgccctgagtttcttagatgacgcctgccaaatgccccctttcccacaggtccccatccccatccccatcccccactctagagcatcgtagcctaagcccggctatgcttcccatggagctcgaggagcgactggcccaaaagaggtgtatcgcggtctcttcgcccggtgtcgccgaggaagctgacgaccattactggcggcaggcactcaagcagcgggctagagtatgcgggtatGTCTCGAActccggctacgacatcgaggtcatcgacagcgatgacctgaggcgggctatgtcacaggttaagtggcccacccccaacccctcgggttcaaccgctgtcgatctcatccatggccccgccgctaatctcctctggctcgctgtcaacaatttgccatcctacatcgccatcgagccccttttgtcatttctgacggacacgttctgcgacgctggcttgggatccacagctttcAAGTCAGACCTCATTGACGGCGACCAcaaggagggcaccctctccggctcttccaaggggaaagagcccatctactcttccaaggggaaatcgcccgtctgcgacatcagggagggaaccctacagccatgctcttccaacgggaaggagcccatctgcgacaacatggagcgcatccagggtccgtgctcttcccacgggaatgagcccatctgtgacaagtgaggaaacccatgatttgttttgccgtgcctcttcacagggggaaacccatgatttgttttgtcgagtcccttttgtagtgtagtaagaatatgtccagttttaattgctatatccggttgtttgcagtatgccttgtttatttcagttgttcacaatgtgatgctctatatgtgcaattatttactgtgcagtacatttcatcaatccagttttaaacacaccgataggaatgcatatatttgcttgctgttaagcatgttatagctagcataagcctcttttaaagttttttgattgttcggttgtttgtagttagcatatgtccaatttcaaatgctatctttggttgtttgtagtatgccttgtttattccaggtcttcacaacgtgatgttctatatgtgcaagtatgaactgtgcagttcaatttcatcagtaccagtttcaacaatatcactatgaatgactacatttggttgctacatcttgtagttaacacgcctttccatttttatttaacaataaccagtgtacttagaccgacACAATaacagtttgaatgactatgtttgcttgttgttaaatgttaggcctattgcagttaacacacctttccacttgttttgctttactagcgtgcttaaacctgcacactgaagctatcttttggagattattttgtctgcaatggataattttggttgatgtttagcctattgtgcttaacatgcttctcaatgtacctacacaggacaattttgggaacgactgttgttttccatcgaggttagtttcatcacatggcttatatatgctcactgttcaggatatcaatagctggtaccatataggccgggagctgataagggactaatcggtgaatcggacttttaactgaatatatctgcaacccatttatcatcaggttaactagggccatatgtaatatatctgaggctacatagcaacatgcactgtacttaatgtctaaatatgcaatcctaggctacatagcaacaaggaagagtgttacattaatgttctgatgatgtctagatatacgtagaagagcagcaacaACAATAACTACAACACAACcatgtttggatactcaacttagctagaggttagacttaGTTTCTAGCTCCTGACTAACCCCGGACTAACTCCAACCAAAGAGTTGTTtcgatggcagggttagattgacaataaatgcactaggagaactagctccaattagcacctcttgggttggatattttttttgggtgggttatagatgtaactagctcaaactagccctcatgtttagatatactttagggctatttgagcccaaactagctcaaactaactgtaacccatggatacagcagcagttaatcagccgataatttgtaagaatgcaataaaatccttccggcccataatataagatgttaattcatctaatatgtgagtatattggttgttataagatattataaaagagtgttgaactacatcattgtgcaattgttgtttagcttctaatattaacttggtgcttttaggtacatatgtcattggtaaagatccgcgcttcgaccctttctacGTATGGGACAATGAGATAaggatgaaccagcatcaagtgaggaagttgataaagattgttagtaaaatgggtccgaagattgcaattaaactatttttttacactttatccaagacaacagcgaactgcaggatggtaagtaagaactctgcagccttctttttactgcccataatgagttgtgttagatgacaatgtctgaatatttttcctttgcaatggttgccaaagcagtttactcaagattacctctcaaactacatgattggtgggcatgcaaaggttaaagtatttctaccagaacatgatgattaactagatgttttcatgaagaccgtgaaggatgggcggtcggccatcacaaggggttggactagagtcgtgcgtgccttttgcatggaggagggcacaatatgggtattccgcttcaccttgttcagtaaccagaatgtattttgcctctttctttactgtctttaatagtacaagtatacaactgtggatcatcattctttatttggttcttatgtaattcttgaacatatgtacctatgaatcgaataatgcattggttgtttgaacctgatggatatgaataaagctatagcatacattcaaattcaaattcaaatccggtacaatttaaaatagcagcaattaaattacggtgaaattacgctctccaggtcgttacggcacacacggttggtaaaacacaaacgtttgcgatatacaccataatccgagacggttcacagagaggaaacgtgtgcaagcatgcacacagttgccgtttgcaaagcgtgtgcgatgtgagacaatatcacaaatgatgcgggcaaactaaacgtttgtgatagttgccttatcgtacaagattcacaaccatgaactgtttctgatgaagtatgcatcgtaaacgttgcaccacagaatagcgtgtgcgatagttgtcgtgtacgacgatgttacgacggtccgacgtttagtaatcctatccgacactcgtacgacgattagctaatcttattaattagttatcgcatacggtttgggacaagtgaatgtgtgtgattgtttgcttatcatacacgttctataatagtgaatcgtttgtgatgggtcgcgcattgtaaacgtagcaccacagaataccgactgcgatggcaatgcgagcacaaacgagtaggagtactgtatatgcatcttggctccctatccccgacggtttttgggtcgtgtgggaaggacccccctattgcccacactcacttggcgatggttccaaatgccgtcgcggaaaggggttaaaaacctattgtatagcaccgacgcgtactgGTGATGGAGCAGTGCCGACAGTCCTCCCGTGCATATTACAAAGAGGTATGGCGAAATCGGGTCTCCCTATCGGAGTCCCTGGTGGGGCTGAACTGGTCTGATAGCGAGCCATTCACCTTGATTTGATACTTAACGGTGGACACACACTTCATTATGAGCTCCACCCATGACCTTCTAAAGCCCATTTTCCTCGGCATGGCAGCCAAAAAATCCCATTCAACTTTGTCATACGCTTTGCTCATGTCGGCCTTCACCGCCGCGTACCCTACTTGCCCCTTCTTCTTGTTCATGAGGTAGTGTGATAACTCATATGCAATTAGCACGTTATCCGTGATCAGGCGTCCTGGCACGAACGCACTTTGATTCTCTGAAATGATCTCTGGGAGGATTAGTTTTAGCCGGTTTGCAATGACTTTCGACACTAACTTGTACACTACATTGCACAGGCTGATCGGCCTTAGGTCTTTTATTCGTGATGGATCCTTCACCTTGGGTATCAACACCAGAACAGTGTCATTCCAGCCTCGTGGGATCGGTCCCCCATTGAGCACCGCAAGAACCTCCTCCACCACCTTGTCTCCCATGAAGTGCCAATGCTGCTTGTATACGATGGAGGGCATGCCATCCGGTCCAGGGGCCATGAGGTCTCCGATATGGTCCAATGCAGCCTTGATTTCCTCTCTGGTAAACTCGGCATCCAGAATCGCATGCATAGGCGGTGTGAGTTGCGGCTCAACCTTGTCAATAAGCTCATTCAACCGGTCACCCATGTTCGAGGTGAAGAGTTCCTGAAAGAAAGAGCAAATATAATTAGtgagcccctccccctccttcacCATCGATCCATCATCTCTTCTCAACTCCTTGATTCGGTTCTTCTTTCTCCTTGCCGAGGCACAGGCCATGAAGTAACGTGTATTCTGATTGCCATCCTTCAACCATGACACATGATATCTCTGCTTCGCCTTTGTGTATTTCTTCTCCTCGAGCTTCTCAACCTCACATCTTAGCCGCGCCTCTTCTCTGATTTTCTCCTCTGAAATAGGTGCTCGCGTACACCTTTCTAGGTCACCATGTGCCTTCTTTAGCCGCTCATCCACCTCCCCTACCACCTCTGTCAtggacttaacacggcagatgtcctagctgAAGGACTTAGGCGTGGAGCCATCGTAtctaggttagcttgaaggggttgaatgggacaaaggacacaaagattttacccaggttcggcccctctcaatgaggtaaaagcctactcctgctttcggttgtattgcttgggtttcggttaccagggagcgaatacgcttgacctagttctcgattgattctttcttgagttaacccgccggcaggtcacccctttatatacaggttaatgcccggcggcttacagagtcccggccggctcacacaaacgtgaccggctcggtttctaactaagcttgccttatAGAACAAGTTAAACATATGGCGGCTCACTCCCGTGGGCCTCAAGTCGTctccgggtcttgggccttcaattGGCTTGCtctatgaaccgccatcttcacaTCTTCTTGAACCTTATCGGGCCTCTTCATCTTTAAGCCGCCAGTggcatgacccggcccctcctgggcgggtcataccccgTAGTTACATCCCCAACAACCTCCTTCTGCCACTTCCTCATACTCCCGGCCACTTTCTTCATGCCCTCAACCACACCTCCTTTCTCGACCAGCACACCCTCCTCCCAAGCATTTTGGATCACCTCACTACATCCTTCCTCCTGCAACCACCACGCTTCAAACCTGAACCCCCGGTCACTAATCGGCCTGCCCCCTCCTTCCCCTTCTGTATTTACAATGATGGGCCTATGGTTTGAATGTCTCAGCTTCCCATTCACTACAGAGAACTCCAGAAAGGCCTCACACCACTGAATATTTGCAGTAGCTCGATCTAACCTCTCACAAATATAGGTAGTCATCTCCTTGCTGTGATTCCTCCAAGTAAATTTATCCCCTTCATATCCAATATCACCGAGGTCACAAGTTTCAAGGGCCTCCCGAAATCTGTCCAAGTACTGTTGGGGCCGAGCCGCCCCTCCCATCTTCTCATCACACGTCAAGATTTCGTTAAAGTCACCTAGACATAGCCACGGTCTTCCCTGCTGATGCTGCTGCCCAAGTAGCCTTGAGGTTTTCCATGTCTCTTTCTTCCGCTCCGTCTCTGATTCACCATACACCTCGGTTAAGGGCCACACACTGCCCTCCTCCTCCGTCACGTCCACATCCACGTGCCGCCTACCATACGATCCCAATGCAACATTGACACCCCGCCTCCAGAATAGTGCCACCCCTCTGCTCCTTCCAACCGGATTCCTTGCACACATATTAATAGGTCCCATCATCCATCTAAACCTCTCAAGCTCGTTTATTGATAGTTTTGTTTCTGCCAAGAATAAAATGTCAGGATCCTCCACCCTTCCCAACTCGAGGAGGCTGCGAACTGTCGGGCCATTCCCGAGTCCCCAGCAGTTCCAACTCACTATTTTCATTACTCCCGGTGGGGCTGCTCATACAGCCCGGCCGATATGCTTTTGTTGTTGTCTGTCACCTCCCCATCTTCTCCAGTTGCCTCCTTAGTCACTACGTACTCCGACCTCCCCTTCTTTGTATgattctcttcttcttcctcacctcCACCTCGACCCCTCTTAGCACCCATAGCTTCCTCCCTTCTCTTCTCAACACCATTCACCTGCCCTTCCCTTCTGATTCTCTTGTACTTCTTCCCCTGATTATTCGTTTCTCCATCCCGACATGCACTAGCTCCCTTCTTCTCATCCTCATTCTGCTTCCCAACCCGATCAGCCTGGGCGTCATCCTCCTGCATCACTTTATCCACATCCATGCTCTTCTTTGCTCCATCCTTAATACCCCCACCGACCACCATAGCTCCTTTTCCAGTTAATCCTTGTTTGGGGCTGAAAGTTGTGTTGTCCGTCTCCCATGTCAAGCTTCTTTGACTTACCACCCTTCACGCTGTTTTTCAGCAACTTTGACGGACTAGTAACCTCCTCTCCCTTTTCCACATAATTTCCACCACCAACACCTCCCCTCGCTGCATCCTTATGCCAGGAGAAGCTGTCACTACCGCTGCCAG
The sequence above is a segment of the Aegilops tauschii subsp. strangulata cultivar AL8/78 chromosome 6, Aet v6.0, whole genome shotgun sequence genome. Coding sequences within it:
- the LOC141025926 gene encoding uncharacterized protein — its product is MKIVSWNCWGLGNGPTVRSLLELGRVEDPDILFLAETKLSINELERFRWMMGPINMCARNPVGRSRGVALFWRRGVNVALGSYGRRHVDVDVTEEEGSVWPLTEVYGESETERKKETWKTSRLLGQQHQQGRPWLCLGDFNEILTCDEKMGGAARPQQYLDRFREALETCDLGDIGYEGDKFTWRNHSKEMTTYICERLDRATANIQWCEAFLEFSVVNGKLRHSNHRPIIVNTEGEGGGRPISDRGFRFEAWWLQEEGCSEVIQNAWEEGVLVEKGGVVEGMKKVAGSMRKWQKEVVGDVTTGYDPPRRGRVMPLAA